A region of the Meles meles chromosome 18, mMelMel3.1 paternal haplotype, whole genome shotgun sequence genome:
ccaggggtgcctggcttcaCAGTTCTGGGTTCGGCACACTCAGTGTCTTGGTGGTCTTGCCTTTGTCTTCCAGACCATGACTTGGTCTTTCAGATGGACCAGTTCTCTTACCGTTTACTACATTCGAGGTGAACACTAGCGAGTCCTTCTGTACGTCTGTGCTCACACTGTGGTCATCGACGATGTCTTCAAGAATACTCAGCAGCACCTTCAGGTATGCAAGTTCTCgttgttgctttttaagattttatttatttatttatttggagagagcaagcgagagagagcagtagggagaagcagactcccctgctcagcggggagcctgacgtgggtctggatcccaggaccctgagatcaaagccttagctgaaggccgacgcttaaccgactgagctgcccaataTATGGGCATTTATTTGGGcatttgacatatattttaataaggaCCCTCCTTAAGTCAATGCGTAGGTCAAAAACATCACAGAGGGTTTCCCAAAAGCCTAGTCATATACAGGGATCCATGCCACGTAGGTGCAGAATTTGCTCTCTAGATGTCCAGAAACACACACAGGCCCAGCAAGCAGCCCTTCTTGGAGCTTAGTTGAATGTgcagcactgagcacagtgctgatgggagggagagggggtagTTTGTATCTGCAGAGtgaggaaggagcagcaggcagacaggctgAGAAATAAGGACCATGCCAGGCAGCTGTCCAGCCTCCTGCAGAGTCAGGTGGCTGGGAGTGGCTTTGacgatccatccatccacccattcgttcctccattcatttattccataggTATTTACCAGAAACTCTTTGTTTCAGATTCTGGGCATGTAGTCATGAACAAAACAGATCtagctcccccccccgccccccatggaGCTTATAGTCTCATAAATACACAATTATGAATTACAACAAGCACTCCAAAGGAAATGTGGGCTGCTGcaggagagagatcaggagtGAGAGATGGCCCTTCAGTGGGTTGCGCTGGCAAACATGCCCTTTGTGCCGAGATCTGACTCACTGAGGAGGATGAACCAGGGGCAGTTTGGGGAGAAGCAGTCCAGACCCAGGGAGCTCCAGGTTTGCAGGCCTGCCCATGGGGCCGAGAAAGAAGGCTGGTATGACTGACATGgagtgagcaaggggagaggaaggagggaagaaatgaactaTTTCCTGGCAGGGAGCACTAGCATCTTATTTGTTTCCAGAAGGTTCCTGAGTTACTGagaaaggattgtggggggatgggaatgaaagcagggagaccagcGAAGAGGCTTTTGCTCCAGATCTGCTCAGTGGCCTGAGTGGACACTGTTTAAGGGAGATGAGGCCAGCAGGGCTTCaagggggctggaggtggggcagaACCCCAACATTTATTCCCCACCTGGGTTCAGAGTTGGGCACATGCCTACATCTGTAGGGAGCACTGTCCTTGTGGGGAGTGTGGCTTACACTTTAGGGgtttgagggagagaaaatcagaaaaccacTGGCTATGAAGAAATGCCAGGGGAAGGCCATCGGAGTGGAACTTTCAGCCCGATGAACCTGGAAGAGGAGCTTAGTTTTCTCTGTGGGGCTCCAGCCTCTCTGGCCATCCTGAATCTTTCAGAGCACTTTCTCTGCATTTCTGCAGGGCCACACTAACGCGATCTCCTGCCTCTGCATCAGTGAAGACAGGCGGTGGATTGCCGCGGCCGACAAAGAGCCCTAGTGCCTGATAATCATATGGGACTCCTTCAAGGGTAGCCGTGGCGCAAGCTCCCTTTTCCCTACTCAGTGTAGCATATCCACAACAAATGAGAAATACCGGTCTGGGCATGCAGAAGCCAGCGGTGGGATGCCGGGAGAGGGTGAAGCGGTCTGGGGAGGCTGGTCGTCCTGTTGCCTTGAGGCCTGGTCGAGTGATATTACCTTCGTGAATTTCCCCATTTACAATTCTTGGCTCTTCAGGCTGAGAAACTTGGTTTGGCGATGTCCCAGAGTAGATGAGGGAGGTTAACACTAACGCAGCTTGGAGGCCCAAGGAAGTGAAGTGATTTTCCCCATCTACAAAAAGAGAGGCTGATCATACCCACTGTTTTAGTTTCCTTGGGCCGCTCTAAGAAATTACCatatgctggggcgcctgagtgactgagcaggttcagcctctgccttcagctcaggtcatgacctcagagtcttgggatccagcttAGGTGGGAGGGCGCTCGTTTTCCTGAGAGCTGGGGTATTGTcctaggcatcttttttttttttcctgtccttcgTGCCTGACACGGAATCAGCGCTCAATAGTGGGTGACAGTCGACTTCATGAAGAGAATGAACAGCATGCTTGCATAATGCTGAGTTAgttctattatttattaaaatgagataaaattcacatacgGTAAAATTCGCCACTGTGAAGCCTGCGAGTCAGTGGCATTGAGTGTGTTTACAATGCTGTGCCATCGCGGCTTGATTCTAGTTCCAACTGctgttttaaagtcatctctctgcccaacgtggggctggaacctATAAACCCGAGGTCAGGAGTCACATGGTCCACCAGCTGAGCCTGCTGGATGCCCCTAGTTCcaaaaccccaaaagaaaaccccaaagccaTCAGTCATCCCTACCATTCCCTCTGACACCACTGACATGCCGGTCCGTCCCTGTGGATTTTCTAATTCTGGACGCTTCATAGCAATGAGCTCGAACAACGTGTGGTCTTTGTGTCAGGCTTCTCTACTTCACGTGATGTATGAGGGTCCACCCCTGATACAGCAGGGGTCCGtgcttccttcctctgtatgGCTGCATTGCAGTCTGTTGTATGGATGGAGCACATTTGTTTCCTCCATAGCTTTTGAAACGAGTCCCTCCGGGGAGCAAGGCAGACCTCAAATCGGGATCCCTGGTCCTGTTTTGCAGCATTCCTGTGCACACAATATTTGACAGCTGCCCAGAAGGCAACGGCATCGGGGCCACAGCCATCACCCGGGATTCCAAATATCTGGCAACCATCTCCGATGCTGAAATCCAGGTATGGGGCACGTGGAGGCGGCCTCAGTGGGCTGGCTCAGCTTGGGCCACGTGGTGATGTGATGCTCTCAGGGAAGGACCGGACCCCATGGCCCCCCGTTGAGGGTTCTCTTCCTGAGGTATAGCTCTCGGTGCCATGTTCCCGAGCCACAGTTACATGGCTACCATGAGAGGTGTCGGGTTTGTCAACAGCCTTCAGGAACCTTCTCATTCTCCTCCATCTGCTGTCACTCGCAGGAAGTTTGCATCTGGAGGTGGACCTCAGCCGTGGAAACCCCAGCATGTACCCTCAACCTCCTCAAAGAGTATGGTGTTCAGGTGAGCTCAGTTTGAGTGTGTAAAGCTATGTCTACAGTCACACCGAGTCCAGGTCCAAACCTACTTTCGGTTTTACTGGCGTTCAGTTATGGTACACTAGTGCTTGTAAAAAAACACTGCCGTGTCCTTGATCTCACTTTAATCTTCCTGATAGTGAGTAATATTGTTCTGAGCATGTATTATGTGCCAGGTTCTGCTAAGTTTGTTACAGCAAGTATCTCCCGCAGTCCATGCAAACGTGCTGGGAAGGAGTTCTTTAGAAATACAATGGACTGCTACTGTTAAGTACTAGATAATTTGTCTGAAGTCACGGGCCAGCGGCCTTTCCTGTTCTAGACATGCTCTTAACTGCTCCTGAGACTCAGAAATTATTAGTCTCAGTTTGCTTGAAGCGACGTGTCAAGGGCACCCACCAAGTCTACTCTTCCATTCTGTGTCGTCGTACTCATCCTTGCACCCTTCGCTCACCACACGGCTGCTCGGTCCCTACGATGCACCAGACACTGTGCAAAGTGCTCACCTGGATGCAGGATCCAGAACCCAGTCAGAGGGCCCAGGTGACTGGGCTCAGCCGGGCACATGTCACGCTGCAGCTTCAtgtctgtgtctctccttctggcccccaCCGTCCCTCTAGGTCTCCACAAAAAATTTCCTCACAGCTTTTATAAGCTGAGCTGATACGGTAGCCACCAGCCATAGCGAGTTTTTCTGTTGCTGCCAGAAACCGCTCTGGGACATTTTAGAGCTTGCATTGAATCTGGGGATTGCTTTGGGCAGTTGTCCTCTTAACAATCCATGAGCACAGcagcgcctgtgtggctcagtgggttaaagcctctgagcttctgctcaggtcatgatcccggggtcctgggatcgagctctgcatcgggctctctgctcagtggggagcctgcttccccccctctttctgcctgcctctctgcctacttgtgatctctgtcaaataaataaagaaaatctttaaaacaaacaaacaaaaagcaaaacaatccaCGGGCACAGgctgtctttccattctcttacATCTTCTTGAGTTTCCTTCAGCAGTGTCCTTTGCAGCAAACAAACCCTCCACcgaaggtttattcctaggtcttTTTATACTATCATAAGTGGATTGGTGTTCTTCATCCCCTTCGTGGGTTTTCATTGCTAGTCTTTAGAAACACAACTGCTATTTGTAGGATTTTGTGTCACGAAACTTTGCTGAATGCATGTGGCTGCTTGGATTTAAGTCGATTAGAGTGAGATACAACTACAGATTCAGGTGTCTCTGTGGGGTAAGctactgcctttgactcaggtcatgatgacagggtcctgggatctggccccacatcaggctctctgctcagcggggagcctgcttccccgctctctctgcctgcctctctgcctactatgtgatctctgtcaattaaataaaatctttaaaacaaaacagacaaacaaaactgcaGATTCATTTCCTTGGGGTcaccacatttcaagtactcccCAGCCACCTGTGGCCAGTAGCTGCCATGTTTGACAACAGATGAGCCAATGTCTCGGTCACAGAGGAATGTGCTGTGGGCAGCGCTGCAAGGCCCCAAGTCTGGAAGCATTCTTCCTGCTCTGCATTCCTGCTGCCCAGCTGGACCGAACCCTTCAATCTGGGCTTGAGTCACAAAGGGTGAGTGAGCTCTCAGCACAGCCCAGCTTTCTAGGAGGCTGGCTGTTTCATTTCTAGAGCGAACGGTCTCAcaccttctcttcttcatctctcccagcccttcctcttcctctaggcTGATGACCTCTCTCATTTTGCATTGAGAGAATGGGGGCCATCGGATACAAACCCCGGCCTGTTCTCACTCCCAGCCTACAACCTGCTTCATCCTCACCACCGTCTCCTGCCCTTCTGCGTGTAAGAGCAGCCACTGCCTGAGATGCCACTCCTCTCGGGCGCTCGAGGCCGTCTCCTGCAGCGATCCGCACCCCCTCTGCTGGGTGATTATACCCCGAGCAGACACACATGCGTTCCTTTCCCCCGTCTCTGGGACACCACTGATGATGCGTCTCCTTCCGACTCTGGCCCTCTGCGCCTCTTCACAGTTACATGTCTCTGAGGTGCTGTCTGTGCCTGCTTTCTGACTTCATCATATCTCATTTACTCTTTTGTGCACAAAATATTTgatctctttatattttcattgctaaAGGAGGCATACATccaaaatgtgtacattttaagGCATGAAACAAAAGGTACAGGTGTGTTTACTGCCTGATCAAGAAAGAACACCACCCAAACCCTAGAAATCCCTTTGACCTCCTTCCACAATCCCATCTCCAAGTTAACTAGGGTTAACTAGTTAACTAGTGTCCCCGATTTTGTGTTACACATTCCCATGCCTTCCTGTATACTTTTGTCTAGCAAGTATCTCTtggtactttccttttttttttttgttttttttctgagcgagagagagagagagagagagagagagaatgtgagctgggaggggcagacatagagggagagggagagactctcaagcagactccatgcttagtgcagagcctgatgtggagcttgaactcaggattCTGAGCttctgacctgagtcaaaatcaagagtcggatgcttgaccaactgagacccccgggtcccctccccaccaccacatttttttaaattcccatgctggaactcaggaccctgagatcaggagctgtgggctctactggctgagccagctggtgcccctcccccagtactATCCTATTTTGTTTTACCTGGTTTTTTTTGGTGCATATGGGGAATCATAATTGCTTCATTTTGTCTGCCTTGTttctgagattcattcattttgattacTGAGTTATAATTCACTATTTTCACGCCTATCTAGTCTCTTCTTGTCTTGAGTATAATGTAGCTCATTTATCTAtcctactgatgatgaacatttggttcttctgatctgtcttccACCTACCCACAGCTCTACCAAATCTATGCTTATCACAGTCACTGGCATTTCCAAGTGAAGCGAGCACTATTACATCGGCATGAGCACCATTCCCAGTGGGTGCTGAAGACACCTTCCCTGGGCTCATagccttccctgggctcctctgTGGGCTTGTCCCCTTTCACTGCACACCTTCTAAATGCTGGCCGTCCTCAGGGTTGAGTTGTGGGAGCTCCTCTTAGGGCGACACCTTCTTCCTGGGTGTCCTCATCCATTCCCATGACTTTTAAGTCCTGTGCACTCCCAAGATGCACCCAaaatccttcctcccctctccatttccactgccaCCACAGCTCCCTGCATGACTACAACATCCTTCAGGCTGAGCTGTGTTCATTCTTGTCCCAGTCCTTCCCGCCTTCctgcagcagccagagtgatagTTCTTAAGTGAGCCGGACAGATCATAACACTCTCTTACTTAAAGTCTTTGAGTGGCTTCCCTTTGTGATGGGGATAACCCTAAGCTTCCCCTTCACCCATCTCCCAGCATCTACCCTCCTGTTTATTAATGTCTGTTCCTTTGTATGCCCTggaattttacagaaatggactCTTTTTGTGGAGTGCGCTGACttcttttattcaatttaatttttttatttgatttaaattttgagattcatctatgtatgcaaaaatggtttattcctctttattcctctctatgtgtcctttaaaatgtgaatgcTGAGTAGTCATCGAATGGATATGTCACAGTTTGCTGATTCACCTGTTAAAAGACATCTGCCCCGTTTCCTGTTTGTGGCTGTTGAAAACAAAGGTGCATGAActttcatgtacaagtctttgtaggATATATGCTTTCGTTTTTCTTGGTAATTATCTTTGTTTCTGAAGGCTATTTGCCCTAACTATAGGACTGTAGGGGGGTAGTTATTTCCATACTTTGAGGATATTATTGTCGTCAGACTTAACACCATTTCCCTTGAGAAGTCAACTAtcaatcttatttttccctcttctgaaaGTTACGTATGtctttcccctcctgccccattctggctgcttttaaggttTTCTGGTAATTGTTAGAAGTTTTTAAGGATGTGTCTGTATGCATATGgatatgttgttgattttttaaaaaatccaaaactggtgcctggctggctcagtcagtggagtatgtgactcttgatctaggcttgtgagttcgagccccatgttggacaaaGAGATTACTCccgaaaaaaggataaataaataaaaaataaaatctaaaaaacaaaaataaaaaaacatatctTCTGGAGTTCTTTGAAATTGCAACATCATATCTTTgttcagttttgcaaaattctctgccactacttcttttaaaatcacttttaccacctttttttctttcctctccttttggtACTCCAATTATACAGACATTAGACCCGTCCTGTACTATATGTGTCTTATTGTCTATATTGTCTGTTGTTTTGTGTCTTTGTCCTTCAGTCTGGACATTTTCTCCTATAATTTATCTTCCCATTGTACTGACTGATTATTTCTttggctatattttattttctgtttaatcctcttttgaagttttttaaatcagtttttttttttcagatctagattttctgtttgattctttttaaaaatagagttactgtGGAGATTGCCCATGTGGCCCTCTACTCTCTGGCACCTCGTGACCACAGTTCTTGTCAAGTCTGCGTGTGTCGATGTTATGCCTGCATCTCCTGGGGTCCTTGCTGATGATTGCTTCCCTCTTGGTTGTCAGTCGTTTGGAAATGTCTCCTTCTTATGCCTGGTTGTGTTTCATCGGGTGCCCAGTGTCATGCTTTAAGAAGTTTAGGAATAATTTGAGTCTCAGGATGATACCTTCCTCCAAGGAAAACTCATTTTTGCTTCTTGCTGGCATCTGGCAGAGTTAACGAGATTAACTGATTAATCGCATCACAAATCACAGTGATTTGTCGCTGATTTCCAGCCTTTGTGAGGACTTGTCCATGCATTTGCTTCCAACAGTtctgcccaccccttccccccaccaccccatcccctacccctgcTGAGGCCGTTGAGTTGTCCTGAAATTACTTCTCAAACATTGGCACTGGTCCTTCACTTTCCTGGAGCAGGCAAGGAGTAGGTGATGGTGTGGAGGTGGCAGGAAGGGAACTTAAGTCATGTTTCTAGAAGCTGTCTCCCAGGGCTGCCCCTTCACCTCAGGCCacagccaccccctcccacacacataccCCCACAGGACacgtgcctcagtctccccagggaGCTCCATGGTGGTGTGGCTGTTGTTCAGCTTCTGCACTTTGTGGTTTCCTCACTTGCGTAGTTACCACAGGGTTGATTTATGGGAGGGGAACCAGGCAGTCCAGGCTATTCACCGTGTTGGCAGGAATCAGAAACTCTTTCCAGTATCTGGCATTCACTCCAAGTTACCTTTTGGCCTTGTCAAATATAGATATGTGTATGCAGCAGTTTTTGTCCAAAAGGACACAGGGTAAAGGTTATTAGTGAATATTGTGCTACTTTTGCTTGTTccaatttacagatgatgaaTTATAAGAAATAAGACTAAAAATGGGGACACATTTGAGACCATTAATTTTAACACTCAGGGTTTCAATTCTATTCCTATTGCTTACAAAATGctgttgtcttttctgttttttattcctactcagctatttaatataatataaatattatttatttttaatgcttagcttagccagggagaaacagaaaatttgtcataatgtaatatatttccaTACTTTATATATCAGAACTATCTTACTTTTAATCcagaaatattttgatttgtcTTAAATGTAGGGACAAGTAGATGTTCATTCCCCGAGTAGAGATGTTTTGGTAATGTAACAGTACAGTATCTACTTAGGaagcaataaatatgtattaaaatatttcaatttaattatagCATTTACTTTAATCTCATTGGAAACTAGTGTATTAAATCAGAggcagaaatttaaatttcatttaatttttttaaagtaacgaggcaaatatttatttgaatgtatttaacatgtttaaaaaatacagggtTTTTTAAGACCTTGGTTTTTACCCCCTTTTAGAAAGGACATAGAAAAGAGATCAGCATGTATGTGCTGACACAGGGCAGaattgtgagattaaaaaaacatcaaacttaaacataaaattaccacatGCCTCAGCAattcctaaatccaaaagaatttaaaaatttaaaacaggcaTTCAGACAAACACAGACA
Encoded here:
- the LOC123930171 gene encoding cilia- and flagella-associated protein 251-like, giving the protein MSSRILSSTFSIPVHTIFDSCPEGNGIGATAITRDSKYLATISDAEIQEVCIWRWTSAVETPACTLNLLKEYGVQVSSV